The genomic stretch TTAGAAATAGGGTACAAAATACAGAAGCAACTTTGTCTTCGAGTAagttatgaatattataaaaatactttatattattttacatcattataatgtactattactatcttctattttatgtatacatagGGCTTGAAGATAAGGATAAAACTATTAAATCGCCAACCATGTCAAACAAACTTAATACGGAATCTGATGTCGTATTGACAAGAACGCATAGCTTTGAAACAGATGAAAAGTAAGTTAGATGAATTTAACATACATTGTttgtgatattaaaattttgaaatttcttgtattgtttaaatttcgttaacatatacatacattttttatactataatcatttataattctgcatatttatatctatgtttattattttctatatcagAACTTGCAagcatttaacaaattattcacatcagaaattaaatacagtaGCTTCTGAGCTTTATGCATATAGAAAATTAGAGTAGTTGTGTGCATGGCATGATGCATGTTATGCAGGTTTTATGAGCAGTACTTGGCATTACGAGCTCGAATCAAGGCGAATTCTTGCCCTACTCTCCATTGCTGCAACGCAGCTACTCCTACTCACACGAATACTACGACCCGTTCTGCATCTCTACGCGAAACCCACAGGTGCGCATATTTCGTACATCATATATATTAATGCTTtcgatatgtataatttttcataagatTGCATCAAAATTTCTGTGTATTTATTGTACCATATactgtttattatattacaatcaTTAATGTACGAAGTAAGCTTTTTGCATTTTCTGCTTTTGCACGGCTTAAACTTCAATTAACCATTTTATTGTATACCTCACAGTATTATGTATTTCacagaatacaatttttaaacagtgtaatattaaactttattctgattttataaaattcacataACTGAGATGAgattgtatttttctattatataacaattatactGTTTTGACCttagaagaaaagaagcaaaacTAAACTTGGAACTCTCAAGACTGCCACAGGGAAGCAATACACTTTCACCAACAACTGCATCCAAAACAATAGTGTCAAGTACACTGCCAACTACTACAGCTACAGCTACGACTGCCACAACAATAACAACTACTACAAGTCCTATTCCAACTAATCAAATACGCAGGtaaatattagataaaatacaaatttattctaaacaaatttatataggGAAACAACTGCCATTCATaaagtatttttctatcatttttaaGCTAAAGTAATAGATTTAAAAACTCTGCTAAATGCAAGAGAACTAAGATAGGTTTTTAAAAGCTTAATTACTGCAAACACTTATTGGAGATCtagaatatgtacaaaatacatttaaaaccatagtttatatattcatatttgcATCGTGCATTGTTAATACGGCTGAGTAGTGTTCAACCAGTGGAAGCTACAGCTACAAACAATTCAGTAGCAGTTCCTGGAACTCCCACTACACCAGGAGGGAGCAAACTAAGTCCAGGAAATATCTTCAAGAATTTCTTCAAGTGGGTACTTAATGTTTGACCTGAGAAGATTCTCTTGAAATGTGtgattttgcatattttataatatgttattGAATTATTGGCAGTGGCATGAAAATTTGCTTTAcagtgtaattatttatttgagtTGCATATATTTATCCTAAAATATTACTTGTCCCAATAACCACTGCCTTGTCTTTGTTGGTgaagataatatttcaaactcAAAAACACTGCCACTGAAacataagaattaattttctcagCCACTTAAGTAGTAtcacatttttcaatatacattttttttgtATAAGATCTATTGTgattgtataagatataagaTATAAGATTGTATATGATTGTATAAGATCTATACTGATGTGACACAAGATCATAGCTTCAAGTGCACGAAAGTACCATGTAtgacataaaaagaaaaaagaaatatgtgcCTCATTGACATACTGTTTCTTGACTTTACAAAAACATGAAATTTTGGcatgttaaatatttcaaaatatattttattcatgcAACATAAGTacaattaaacaatattatttcctGACTATTATATTTAGGACTGTAATATTTACAGATGGTTGtgattgatataattaataacaaaataattgttttaagtTAAAATAAAGGCATAATTGTTTTATGTGATATTTGTAAGTGTTGCttgtaaattatgtttattgtaatatttaatgctttttaaatttttgttatatttaaagCAAAACTTGAAAACATTGTATgcataattaaaatgtaaattatgaatataatgtaaatttctGCCTAGATCATTTGTTCCTCCTGTTCGTGATGAGGAAAGTGAAACACAAAGAAAAGCACACGCAAAAAGAGTAAGAGAAACTCGACGTTCGACTCAAGGAGTGACATTAGACGAAATCAAAAGTGCAGAACAAttagtaaaaaagaaacaacaaaaCAATGAAATTCCTTCCACAATATCTTCTACACAGGTAAATCTCTTTATACATTACCTTGGCTTTGAAATATGTCTAAACCctactaaattattataagatGTACATATTGTgctagaattttttaatcccATATGTaactattatgtaaatttataaacatatatatagttgTGTACGTTTTATTTTGCACACCTGCAATACTTATGAAATactaaatttcttaataataatgaaagctttataattgtttactcatatttttttaaataactcaGCCTGCAACCACTACCAGCAATACAGCCTCGATTACAGCTACAATAACAACAGCAACTCCTACTActgtaatttcaaataaacctTCTGAAGAACTTAATTTACCTGAAAGACGACCTTCCTGGAGATTGAAAGTGGATAATGGAAGCAAGGTTTGTGGTTTATATCatttaatgaataatttcttCATGTTTTGATATAATCCATATTACACTTATAccgtagtaatatatttttatattattgaaaaaaatatattacttagTTCCAGCTGGAAGATGCTAATAACAGAGCTACTACGCTATCTAATACAGATACTACTACAGCATATATGAGAAGACCTTCAGCAGGTACAAGTGTACCTAGACCATCATCAGCTCCGGTTGAAACTATCGCAACGAGTAGTGCAGAAACAACAGTGACATTACCACTTAGACGATCGTTAAAACAACCTGAAGATAAAGGTATGCGTGTTGATACTTACATATATAGGTctaagtatataaataaaaatttttatactacTTCTGCTGATATGTTTTAGAACAAGATAAGGAAAATGATAGTAGAAATGCACAAGCTACACAAGCTGTTATACAAAGGAGACGAAGACCTAAAAGGAGATCTACTGGCGTTGTCCACGTTGATATGGACGttagtattaattattatttcattaatttccattatttgagtttatcattttttatatatttttaaattatgtgtTTAACATAAAGCAGCTTAATCGagtaattgaatattttataggaAATCGATCCAGAGAAACAAGACTTAACTGCTGGGGGAGATTATGATGAGTCCAAAATCAACCACAATGaggtaaataaattaaatttactttattatttttttagaattataaataacattaaaaaattttaacaaggtttctacttttataaatctgtattaaaaattatttatattaaccaaaaagaatgaaacaaacatttaattatctatttttgttatttcattattagaATAAACGAATTCTTATAtgtaataagatatttttactttaatattgtTTCTATGTTTGAATTAGTAAGcattatatataactattataatatGAACGCAATTTCATGAAGCACAGACGTTTTGAGTTATTTTGGGATTAGTCTCTGGGAAGATTAACCTCTATTCGTGCATGCTTCGTTAAAAATAGTTCCCCATTTCTTATCCTCCTATATCTCGTCAGACTGTGCATTAAGATCAATTGCACATATAGAAGAACTGTAACTTTATtgatttctcaattttatatttaaaattatgtttataatcatatattattCTCGTactattttgtataattttgcaTCATTTATTCCATTGCACACTATGCCTCTTATAAGTAgataatctttaaaatatatccaaatttattgaaattattacattaatatacatagtatataataatttatataattcatgTAGTATATTAAATGCACACAAATAGCaacaaattatgtatttaagcatgtatttgtttatataaatgtttcagCATAtttcatagtatataaataagcAGTCTTTTTGTTTGAAGACTTTTGTTTGTTGAACGAAataagaaacagaaagtaaaaaaaattgatcATGAACATGGCCTGAGAGTacctaaaaatattctattgaCATTTGCAACAGTATGGCACTTTGACATTTAGAATAGATGAGAAAGAATGCATTTATTGTTTGCATGGTCCTGGACAcatttgtttatataaaaaaagaaacaaatttgtttaatttaattttatggtaatatatattgtataatataattaaataaattttttaacacaaaaatataattattttaattacataggttgcattatatttatgatatgaATAGCATCAAAAGTATAGttgcaaaatttgtatatatttacaaattattacatagataaattattttttctaatataatttgatatattataattaaagctACAGGAATTATAATgcagttatatatatatatatatatatatatatatatatatatatatatttcacaatatttagttatttataaaatatcttaaaagtaaaacgtgaaatatatttattctaaaaaacACAATCTTTATAATAGTGTAGGTTTATGCCTGTGACCTATAAATAGCATACCAAACTGATGCTTTAGAGTAAACTGGCTGATGTCTTAAGTTCCTCCACCCAGTCTACGTCAGTCAAATACTTGCTGTCATTGAAACTAGATCGTTTTATATCTGAATATATTGTGACAAAGTGATCtaacattaaattataaaattatttaaaaatttcaatatttctttaaaaaatactatgtaaaaaagttatatttaattaaagaataaaaatagtttaaaGTAATACGATTTTTAAAGCTATTTTATCAGTTTTATAAACAATGTCATCCTATAGAAAAAGATCTCAAGGAAAACCAACAACAGCTGCAGGATTAAGAGCTCAAGCATCAGCAAATGGAAACTCAATTTTTGGAAACAGATCACGAAGTATTAGTGGATTATTTCCTTTAAATCAAAATAGTTATTCCGGTCTGCTAGGTATTAACGAAAATCCTATTGGATTaccaaatttttttaataaaactacaAAAAGTAATGAATCATTTAGAAAAACTCCTTACTCAAATTCTACAAGTAATTTGAATTATCAAAATCCATACACCACATATGGTGGAACATCATCAGGATATGGAAGTATAActcttccaataaatattaactCTTTGCGTTTACCACCTTCCACgagttataattatttaaatcttaaTCCAAATAATCATTTACAAGCACAGAGAACAAAAAgctttaataaaacaaaaacaaaactaGATCTTCATATTGGATCTAGAAGTTCTAGTTTACAAAGCTTAACCAGTTCTGAAGGATAcattgtaagaaaatatattaaaatattataaatttgcaaaagtTATTTTAACGTCTTTACATACATCATCTTTGTTTGGATTTATTTTACAGAGTGGAAATGATCGCACTGGGAGATCTAACAGGCTAGGATCTATATCATCACTATCATCAGAAGCACCTTCTATGTCAGTAAGACTAAAGTCTACAACTTCTGAAAATGGTgaattagattataaaaaattgtatgaagAATCTCAAGCAGAAAATGAAAGACTTAAAGAAAAGCTTAGGCGGTCAGATGAACAATTAAAGGAAGCCAGAAATTTATTGGACAAAGCACAAAGTGctcaaaataaaacagttcTATCTGAAACTGAGAAAAGGGAAAGGAGAGCAATGGAAAGGAAATTGTcagaaatggaagaagaatTAAAGGTAAGAATTAAAgacttttattttacattttaattactgTTTTGTACattgttttctaaaaataatcttcagatattattatatatcaagaaattattttaattaaacaattatttgaaacgttttaacattaattattatgtatcattatatttctatacattttttgatTACATACATGATCTTAGTTAAAATGCacgttacaattttttgaaaattacgtTTTGATTGTTATAACTAAATACAGAGGAAGGTGCCAGCATTTCTGGAGTGGTTAATTTGAGAGAAATTCAAGAAGTATAAGCAGCTTTTAATGCATTGCTTTTCTTTATTTGCCATTTCTTGGTGCTTCTATTTTTAGTACTTCTTATCAAATAATCACGCTTATTATTTACGCAatataatgattttaattggcactttgtattttttctttttcttactttatttttttatttatagtctGTGTGGTTTACATTATCTATACATTTGgctaataattaaaaatgatattattaatgtaataaatgatGGTAGAATACATAGTATTGTCTGGTGGGGCTTTTATAAGACAAGCGAATTTTAGGCTAATTGTTTCACTGTTTACAGCAATTACAAAAGCTCAAAGCTGAAAATGAGAGATTGAAAGCCGAAAATCGGGCACTTACCCGCGTCGTATCCAAACTCACCAATACTACTAAATAGGTAAAGGACATAATGACAGCATCTGCGTTAACAGTGTACATCGTATTCCatgtacaatattaattaattaattgattactTACGATTTTTACGTTCTGATcgcaatattaaaatgttgaaaCGATGTCGCTCACTGACTTATCTTACAATACAGCTTCGCAAAATATACTACGCGTAATTGTGATcattaaaatagtttcattttAAGAATCTATAACAGCTTAtggtacaaaaatttaaagcttgtataaatctttttaatagatattatGCTATATATAAGACTAcgtttttctctattttactAATGATACTTACAGTATGTGCATCTTTATTGatttccatatatatattttttatatttctaaattcttacaaaaataacgtttaataaaatttacagatATCTTGTTATTGTTAAATCATTTGCACCAATACAAATGTTACGtcaatagaaattaaaatatcaaatacataATCAGATTATTTCCCAAAATTAAAGAACGCAGCCTGTCCTTTATTTTAGTTCTAAAAGCAGCTCTTATAAGTAatctaatttcaaaatattttaattatataatttaagatgttttaaaatagtaaaacttttaagaaatatgaaattcttatAGTTCTAATCCATAGAACATGGACTATTTCAGAATTTCagtttgatttaaaaaaaaaagttacaaatacttttatttcggctatatttttgtaacttttgagtactattttttaactttGTGGAAAGATAAACATTTaagaatgatatttaaaaatttatatacataactgTATAATTTTTCCTAAGAAAGCATGTTCAGAGTAAAGTTACATTTTATTGCACTATATATTGTTTGATACATTTCATTGCccgatttatattatatatatcatttcatatattgtCTCctagtaattttgtaataatgaattttgtaagatgcatgaaaaaaattgaataattaaaatataagattgcatcaaacaataaaaaaataatctatatttatattttctacattattttaaagatataatttatttaaaaaatcataataaaatagtataaatgttatttatgaATGCAATAAGAACCAGAAATCCGATTGGATTAACTAAAAAACAggagataaaaaatatgtattaaacaAGCCAAGATATTGGGgtatatattagaaattgcTTTACATGCAATAATTACTTTtgcttttactttttatttctgcacatgatcttaaaatataacagtttattaaaattataaatacataaattctAAAAAGGTTCAAAAGATATTGATAAaacaattcaatattttaatttaattatattattccttatatgtgtgtaaaatttttacatagcattaaaattacatccgcttgttatattttatatacactaCTCCTTTGATTTTAATGCacttaattgttttattgttttcaTTTCTAAATCTCCAGTTGCAATGGTACTTGCTTGTGTCCCATGTTTTGTTTGagttatttttctcattttgtGAGCATTTATTTGACCCACTCTATAATGGCATTGCCtttgtatttcattctttattttttaaaaatttctttttggtaaggaatacaattaaaaatgacacaaaatagttttaccttcttcttttctagGTGATGGACCAATTGAAATGTGAAAACCAGAGGCTAAAAGATGAAAACGGTGCCTTGATAAGAGTAATCAGCAAATTATCCAAATAACTCCAATGGTCTTAAAAAAGGGCTGTCTAGCGTTTCTTATGTTGCATTACAATTGATTGAATGAAT from Bombus pascuorum chromosome 2, iyBomPasc1.1, whole genome shotgun sequence encodes the following:
- the LOC132904527 gene encoding protein phosphatase 1 regulatory subunit 12A-like isoform X7, whose protein sequence is MSLESRSSSALFKRAEQLKRWEQSETNREPTQPRQVARRIKFSADCVFLAACAAGDKEEVVRLLQKGADINTGNVDGLTALHQACINDDLDMVEFLVEKGADINCGDNEGWTPLHATASCGFISIAKYLIEKGCNLAAVNYDGQLALDIAESVEMEDMLQQHISKAGIDCDQARSEEERSMLNDARAWQSGAAGKDSIHPKSGATALHVAAAKGYIDVMEILLQARCDVNAQDFDGWTPLHAAAHWGQLEACELLVENFCNMDIKNYADQTAFDIADSSILSTLEELKAKQQLLMKDHPQIINKKQPTIPKKRVSTNNENTITMQESVETFEEETPNKVKKVELEIQSDKEDSSTGTNSDVEKKNRANREETAPRNISPPIDANKVPNQAPIMPPKQQTDNEEGVIPSWRRSGSFRNRVQNTEATLSSRLEDKDKTIKSPTMSNKLNTESDVVLTRTHSFETDEKFYEQYLALRARIKANSCPTLHCCNAATPTHTNTTTRSASLRETHRRKEAKLNLELSRLPQGSNTLSPTTASKTIVSSTLPTTTATATTATTITTTTSPIPTNQIRRSFVPPVRDEESETQRKAHAKRVRETRRSTQGVTLDEIKSAEQLVKKKQQNNEIPSTISSTQPATTTSNTASITATITTATPTTVISNKPSEELNLPERRPSWRLKVDNGSKFQLEDANNRATTLSNTDTTTAYMRRPSAGTSVPRPSSAPVETIATSSAETTVTLPLRRSLKQPEDKEQDKENDSRNAQATQAVIQRRRRPKRRSTGVVHVDMDEIDPEKQDLTAGGDYDESKINHNESGNDRTGRSNRLGSISSLSSEAPSMSVRLKSTTSENGELDYKKLYEESQAENERLKEKLRRSDEQLKEARNLLDKAQSAQNKTVLSETEKRERRAMERKLSEMEEELKQLQKLKAENERLKAENRALTRVVSKLTNTTK
- the LOC132904527 gene encoding protein phosphatase 1 regulatory subunit 12A-like isoform X1, translated to MSLESRSSSALFKRAEQLKRWEQSETNREPTQPRQVARRIKFSADCVFLAACAAGDKEEVVRLLQKGADINTGNVDGLTALHQACINDDLDMVEFLVEKGADINCGDNEGWTPLHATASCGFISIAKYLIEKGCNLAAVNYDGQLALDIAESVEMEDMLQQHISKAGIDCDQARSEEERSMLNDARAWQSGAAGKDSIHPKSGATALHVAAAKGYIDVMEILLQARCDVNAQDFDGWTPLHAAAHWGQLEACELLVENFCNMDIKNYADQTAFDIADSSILSTLEELKAKQQLLMKDHPQIINKKQPTIPKKRVSTNNENTITMQESVETFEEETPNKVKKVELEIQSDKEDSSTGTNSDVAICISCNNAAWTEATRETDMEESDGEGESETSSDSHSSTYSNQSDKSNESNHSPCLTDDEKKNRANREETAPRNISPPIDANKVPNQAPIMPPKQQTDNEEGVIPSWRRSGSFRNRVQNTEATLSSRLEDKDKTIKSPTMSNKLNTESDVVLTRTHSFETDEKFYEQYLALRARIKANSCPTLHCCNAATPTHTNTTTRSASLRETHRRKEAKLNLELSRLPQGSNTLSPTTASKTIVSSTLPTTTATATTATTITTTTSPIPTNQIRSVQPVEATATNNSVAVPGTPTTPGGSKLSPGNIFKNFFKSFVPPVRDEESETQRKAHAKRVRETRRSTQGVTLDEIKSAEQLVKKKQQNNEIPSTISSTQPATTTSNTASITATITTATPTTVISNKPSEELNLPERRPSWRLKVDNGSKFQLEDANNRATTLSNTDTTTAYMRRPSAGTSVPRPSSAPVETIATSSAETTVTLPLRRSLKQPEDKEQDKENDSRNAQATQAVIQRRRRPKRRSTGVVHVDMDEIDPEKQDLTAGGDYDESKINHNESGNDRTGRSNRLGSISSLSSEAPSMSVRLKSTTSENGELDYKKLYEESQAENERLKEKLRRSDEQLKEARNLLDKAQSAQNKTVLSETEKRERRAMERKLSEMEEELKQLQKLKAENERLKAENRALTRVVSKLTNTTK